The Brassica oleracea var. oleracea cultivar TO1000 chromosome C6, BOL, whole genome shotgun sequence genomic interval TTGCTTATGATCTTCTGTTCAAACATTGCTCAACATGTGGAATGTTAGCACATGAGAAAGAGCATTTCCCTACGGTAAATGAGGAGATTAAGGCTCAACTACCACTAGAAAGATCTGACGTTTTTGCACGAGTCCAGTTACCATAGGGTAGGCCTGATCGTCAGTCTTTGCTGATGAATGGGAGTATGCGCGACAGGGATCATGTTCGTCAGGGTGATGCATTGGCCAGCGTGAACAGAGACAGAGATCATGGGCTCCAGGTGAGCCAATACAGAGGATTTAACAACAGCAAATATGATTCCTATTCGGAAAGGGTCATCAGAGCTCGCGATGAAAGACCATGCAATAATCGTTATGGTGGTTCGCGGTTTGGTGCTAGACCATATGGTCGGTATGGTAAGGAGGAGGCAACATAGAGAGAGAAGGCGAAGGAGAAGGTGGGTGTGGGCTCAGGCTCCATGGCTGTTTTTCCCTTTGAACACAACCTTAGCCACAAGCCCCTCATGATTATAGAGGAGAAAGCCTTGCGGGCCGGGATTCATAGAAGTGGAGGGGAGCAAGATGATGAGAGTCAACTGAGATGGAGAGAAAAAAGAAAGGAGACTGTTAATGTGGAGTCTAGTTCCATGGATGTAGCTAGACGCTCAGTTGGAACTGTCGAGGGATTGGAAACGACCTTACAGTTCGACGCCTTACGGAGATGTGTCAGAAGCATCGCCCAGGACTAGTGTTTTTGTCTGAAACGAAGAATAGGAGTCTGCTGTTGCAAAACATTCAGACTGACTTAGGATTTGATCATTTGTTTACCGTTGAGCCACTTGGTCTCAGCGGTGGTTTAGCTCTTTTTTCTATGGATGAATTTCAAGTTAATGTTTTATTTTCAAATAACAGAATGATTGACATTGAGGCAATCATTGATGGAATAAAAGTCTTTATGACGTTTGTTTATGGGGACCCTGTGTTAGAACATAGGGATCAGGTTTGGGAACGTCTTACGCGTTTCTCAACAACACGAAATGGACCATGGTTCATGATAGGATATTTTAATGAAATAACAAGCCACAACGAGAAAGAGGGAGGCCGAAGAAGATCTGATAGCTCTTTCATACCTTTCAAGCAGATGCTTAGTGATTGCGGTATGCTGGAATTTCCATTTACGGGAAATATGCTTTCTTGGGTTGGAAAGAGGCCAGGTGGAGCGACGGTTAGATGCCGGTTAGATAGAGCGGCGGGGAATGAAAATTGACATGAGAAATTCCCACATACAGCTAGTAAGTACCTCAGGCTCTGGGGGTCGGACCATCATAGACATATCTCGACATGAGAGAAAGAAAAAAAAAGGCATTTACGACGCGATTCAAAGCGCTCAAGAGTGGGAACGACAAGTGATGGGGTGATGGATTCCAAAAATCCATCCAATAACTCTTCCACCTGATGCAAACATAATGGAACATATTGCTAGTTGTCGTAAAGCTTTGAGTCAATGGAGGAGACAGAATAATGTGAATTCAGAAAAGCTAGTGGAAGAGCTTAAGGAAAAGGTGGAAGATCTCTACTCGAATGATGATGCTACTACTGAGGAAATAGCAGCGGCTCTAAAGGAATTATCTAACGCCCTTAAGGCGGAAGAAATGTTTTGGAGACAGAAGAGCCAGGTTCTTTGGTTAAGGGAAGGTGATAAAAATTCAAAATACTTCCATGCGCTTGTGAGACAAAGAAGGGCGAGAAATAGGATCACACAACTTTTAGATGACAATGGAAATGTGGTGGAGGACGAGGAAGGATTAGTAGCCATTGCTACTAGTTACTTCAGACAAATTTTCGAATCTGCAAATCCGGAGGATATAGCAGAGGCGCTGGAAAATGTCTCTACAACGATAACAGGGACAATAAATGAGGATCTTACAGCTCCAGTTACCGAATGGGAAGTTAAATTAGCGCTCTTTGCCATGCACCTAGAGAAAGTACCAGGGCTAGATGGGATGACAGCTATGTTCTATCAGAAATTTTGGGACATTGTCAAAGAGGATTTAACCCGTATGGTTAATCAATTTCTTTTTGACGGAACAATGGCTCAGGGGCTAAATGATACNNNNNNNNNNNNNNNNNNNNNNNNNNNNNNNNNNNNNNNNNNNNNNNNNNNNNNNNNNNNNNNNNNNNNNNNNNNNNNNNNNNNNNNNNNNNNNNNNNNNNNNNNNNNNNNNNNNNNNNNNNNNNNNNNNNNNNNNNNNNNNNNNNNNNNNNNNNNNNNNNNNNNNNNNNNNNNNNNNNNNNNNNNNNNNNNNNNNNNNNNNNNNNNNNNNNNNNNNNNNNNNNNNNNNNNNNNNNNNNNNNNNNNNNNNNNNNNNNNNNNNNNNNNNNNNNNNNNNNNNNNNNNNNNNNNNNNNNNNNNNNNNNNNNNNNNNNNNNNNNNNNNNNNNNNNNNNNNNNNNNNNNNNNNNNNNNNNNNNNNNNNNNNNNNNNNNNNNNNNNGCACGCGCTAGCCCCTCGGTATCACACCTTCTCTTTGCTGATGATAGCCTTTTCTTCTGTAAGGCGGAGCCCCGTGAATGTGAAGAAGTTATGAAAGTAGTCAGGAAGTATGGAAAAGCATCAGGTCAATGCATTAATTTTGAGAAGTCCTCATTACTCTTTGGTAAGAGGATCGCGGTGAATGATAGACAACAAATCAAAGACACTCTCGGGATTCAGAGTGAAGGGGGAATGGGAAAGTATCTGGGAATACCAGAAGATATTAGAGGATCCAAGTGCAAGCTTTTTGCTTTCCTAAAGGAAAAACTATCACATCGAGTGAACGGTTGGACAGGTAGGTGGCTATCGAAAGGAGGAAAGGAAGTTCTGATCAAATCTATTCTCTTAGCTCTTCCCACATACGTAATGTCAAGTTTCTTACTCCTTTTGGAGATTTGTGAGAACCTTGCAAGTGCCATTGCCCAGTTTTGGTGGAGTTCAAACCCGCCAAAAAGAGGGATTCACTGGGCTAAATGGGAAAAGATTTGTGCTCCTAGAGAGGAGGGTGGAGTGGGTTTCCGCATGATCCATGAATTTAATTTATCACTGCTAGCGAAACAACTCTGGTGCCTTTTTCAGTATCCCGATTCACTAGTAGCAAGAGTCCTCAAAGGGAAATATTACCGTCTCACTTCGCCTTTGCGAATCGCGGCGGTGGATAACCCATCCTACGTGTGGACGAGTATATCAGCAGCGAAGAAGCTCTTGCTTTTGGGTATTAGGAGTAAAGTGCACTCAGGATATGAAATCAATGTCTGGCAGGATCCATGGATTCCTTCGACTCCAGCTAGGCCGGCCCGCCCTAGGGTACCAGTCGTAAATCCAAAGATGCTTGTAAGTAGCCTTATAAGTTCGGAATCAAAGGAGTGGGATGCTAGGATACTGGCACAATATGTTGAGCAAGAGGATATACAGCTGATTATGAGTTTGGCCATAAGCCCAACACATCGCATAGATTCTTTCTGCTGGAGCTACACTAAAAATGGCCAATACACAGTTAAGTCTGGGTATTGGTTGCTACAAATATATTGGATGCGGAGGAGAAAGCTGAAGTCACACAACCTAGCATCACTGAACTTCAAGCCTTTGCTTGGAAAGTGAACGCACCTCAGAAAATTCGCCATCTTATATGGCAATTAATTTCGGGACATGTAGCAGTAACAAGGAACTTAATACGTCGTAATCTGCGGTGTGATGATTACTGCCCAAGATGTGGAGAGCCAGGGGAAAATGTAACCCATGCGATCTTTGAATGTCCCCCAGCGTTACAAGCATGGGAACTATCATCTACGCCGTCAAACCCCCAAACTTTCCCCATATCGAGTATGTACGCCAATATGGACTACCTTTTCTGGAGGAAAAATACAATTAGAAGGCCAGAAGATGATAGAGACCCTTATCCCTGGATAATCTGGTACATATGGAAGGCGATGAATGATAAGCTATTCAGGGAGATTGACAGGGACCCTCTCGAACTGGTCAGGTATGCAGAGAGTGAATGTCAGGCTTGGTATAATGCTAAGGAGTCTATACCTAATCCCCTACAGGCACCAAACACTGAAGTGGTACAAGCCTTAAGCTTGAATAATATGTGCATGGTGGATGGCTCTTGGACATCCACAGATCTATTCAGTGGAATTGGTTGGGTATGGAAGGATAACACGGGAAAGATTCAACTTATGGGAACACGGAATTTAAGGAGGCGGGAGACAGCACTACACTCGGAATTGGAAGCATTGAAATGGGCATTGGAAAGCATGCTTCAACATTCAAACTGCCAACACTTTGGTACAGATTGCAAGGACCTGATAGCTATGACAAAGGAACCCCAAGCCTGGCCAAAGTTTTCAACGGAGCTGGAAGCCATTCAAATCATCCTCATGTGTTATTCGGACTTCAAGATCACCTACGTGCCAAGAACACAAAATGAAATTGCTGATTCTTTAGCTAGGAATGCTCGATCTTTTCATAGATCTCTATGTTTTATTGGTTGTTCTATTCCGGTCTGGCTAACCAGACCACCTCATGTTTGAGTAATTGAATAGCCGACAAAAAAAAAAAAAAGCCCTAGAAGAACCGTGTGTTAGGCACACGTGTTCTAATTGTATTGGGCAGAGGAGTTTGAGAAGGAAACAAAAAAGCCAAGGCTCCCGACGAAGAAAAAATGCCAACGCTCCCGTTTCTCATGCAACTGAGTCCAATCGAAAGGTAAAGCTTTGTTGTTTTGTTTCTGTGTTTGAATCCTTCAATTATGTGTTTGAATCCTTCAATTATGGGTTTGAATCCTTCACCAGATTCTTATAAGTTTGTGTTTCTTGTTCTGACTATGGCATGAAGTCATTGTATTTCAAAAGTTAATGAATTGTAAGTTGGAATTTTCTTTGCTTATTATCTGAAATTCTGTGAAGAGTTTATCTGGATGCTCTTGTTACAAAGCCACGGTATGGACCAGAACACTGCAGATGGCTGAATACAGAACAATATCCTCTGTTTGAAGCCACGGTATGGACCAGATTGGTCTGGCCATGTCTCCACCGAGCAACAACTCTCTATGAGGACTGAATTATCATCAGAGCTACACGTACTCAAAATGTTCTCGGTAATATTGGCTACTGTGTTTAAACTACAAAAGCAAAAGGGTTTTCTTTTCTCTTTTATTCTGTAATCTGGTGTGATTTGGCTGGCAGATACCTGGATGGAGTGGCCTATCGAAGCAAGAGTGACATTACTTGGTGATGTCTATCCATTGTCAGAAGATGAACAGGTGAGCATCTAAATATTGCTAATATTTGTTTGCTTTTAGTTTAGGGGTTGAGTATACATGAATCTGACTTGCTAAAACATATGTATGTGTGATATATCTGGTTGTGGCTTGTTGGTAGGAGTGGGCACATAAGCAATATATCGCAAAGCACCCGCACGGGCTTTCAGAGCAATGGGGAAACTTCCACTATTTTAGAATGCAGAACATAAGGTTTTGTTTCTTAACTCATGCCTCCTAATCTACTTATCCACTCCATACTCAAATGTGAGCATTGGCAGTGATATATATTTCATTGGAGGGTTTGGAACGGTCGCATGGGTTGATGTCAAAGAGTATGAGGCTTTACAGCCTGATAAGATAGCCATCGATGGTGGAGAGCACAACCTCAAGGTGTGCTTTTTTCAGATTCAATAAAGTTGCCCCTCGAGTCTTGTCCTTTGGCAAATTGAAGTTAGCTCTTACTTTTCCCCTTTTTAAAAATTTGTGGTAGGAACTAAATGCCATCTTCTCAAAGCCGCTTAGAGAGCTACTGGCTTCTGAATCAGAGGTAGACGATGCCGCTCTCATTTCTATAGATAGCAAAGGGATAGATGTACGGGTTCGTCAGGGTGTTGTTTGGTTCCTCTTTTTTGACTTTTTAGCTAAAGTTTTGTAGTTTGCTCTATGTATTTGGCCCTCCTTTTACAGAGTTACTAAATGGGGGTAAACACGACAATCTTGAAATAACAGGTTGAAATCCTGAGTTTAATAATATGTATTTCCATTTGTGGATTTGCAACGACTGCTACGTTGTGGAATGCAGTTGCTTGTTGTGGTAGTCATACACGCCAAGTCACGATTTTATACTTTGTCCAGGAAGATTTACAGAGAGCGTTGTAGTCGGATTCATCATATGGTGTATGGATCCATGTTCAAAATATTCATCTAAATCTAAAACAATTTCTATCCTGTAAACAATTTTTATAAACGATTTTCGTCTCATGACATTTTCTTTTCAAAACAATTTCGAAAGATCAATTGATGATAATTTTGATCAATATTTTAGTCAGCATTTTGATCAAACATTCGAGAATCTTTTCGTCGATTATGGTGGTCAAGAAGATGATAGGAAGGAAAGGAAAAAACAAGTTTATATCGAAAGAAATCTTTCAAATTATTATCGTTTATTTTACTAATCTTTGTTTTTATGTTTTTTTTTAAATCTATGTTTAAAATATTATCTTTTACAATGTTTTATTTAATAAATAAATTTTATCTTAATTAAACAATGTTTAATTTTTTTTAAGAATCCCTAAACAAGAGACTCCAATTGGAGCACAAAAATGCTGGTGTCTCTTAACTAGTTCTCTTAAGTAACATTTAATATTTAAAAATCATTAAGAGACCCAAAGTGAGTTTTTGGGTTAATGGTGCTGTAATGGGGTTTCATCTCAACTATTTGGCATCATTACTCGTTTTTGACTATGAATTTAATTGTGCAAGTGATTTGATAAAAAAAATATGATTTTGTAGTTAAGAATAATTTTTTTTTTTTTTTGAAAAAAATAGTTAAGAATAAAATTTTGCTCATTATTTTTTTCATCTACTATTTCATAATTAGTAAAATGATTTTTTTTGGGAAAATTGAAAAAAAATGGACACTTTGAACTTTTATTTGTCCTTTTAGGACTTTTCATATTTTTGGCAATTTCAGACATATTTTACCCTTCTTTTATGGGAAAAATAGTAAACTAAATTTTAAAAATGTAAAAAAATATGAAAACTATTGGAAACATAAATATGACAATATATATGTTTAATTTTTTTTTAAAAAAAATGGAATCATATTTTATTTTATCTTCTAGATACAATTAGAATACTCATTCTGGTTATCTACTTAGTCTATAAATGGTATACTAAGTTTTAAACATAGATAAACTAACATTTCTTGTATATTCTAACCAAGCTAGAATTTGTTACGTTATAATCAAGAAAGATGTCTTCAGTTTACCTACAGCTTGATAACGACATATAGCTACAACTCAATGATATAGCTTGGCTATATTACGTGCCATAACATGTTCATCAAAATCCCCAGATTACCATGTATGATCCTAGCGCCAGTACCACGTCCTCTTGACAGTGGCTACAACAAACCTCAGTTTTAGAATTGATTTTGATGAGTCAAGGACATTGTACCCCTATTGCTGGGGAGGCTCAGCTAAGTGATTCTACTTGTAATGAAGTTTTCTTCCACTGTCGCACATAAAAAAAGTTGAACTTTAACCAGATTAATATTTGGCAATATGAAGGTACATAACAAAACTGAATCAATTTCTGCAACCTGAAACTTTTGTGTGCAACGACAGGTCCTTATTTTCTGAGGAACACTGTAATATTGGAGCATGAGTGTAACCAAATCTATGATAAATAATGACAACAACTGAACAATATTGAATCAAACAGCAAGCTTAAGTTTCTTCTATGCTGTTGGAAAATGTAATTCTAGTTTTCCTCTCTCTCCATGTGCTCAGGTGATTAACTGTATAAGAAACAGCTAAACAATACGCAGCAATGACATCTGTTAGATATATTGTTGGTTTACGTATGCCTGTCGAAGAACGTCTCTATGAGTACAGAGAAAGTTGCAAAGCCAGCACAGCCTATACACGCAGCTTTGGCCCACCTGAAACAAAATCAAATTCATCAAAATCCCCAGAGACGCAACGTATAATGACAAAAATCTCTTGAAAGAGAGCATGTGAAATGTCAAAGGAACAAAATCAACTACGAGACTTCAGTTTGAGAATCAAAGATTTTGAGAAATTTGATGGAAGAACACTTCGATTTGGAATTGACCCGTCCGACGAAACTAATCGAGGAAGAAGACTTTGATTTTGTTGTTTCTTCAGTGAGATAGAAGAGAAAGATGACGAAAACGAGGTTAGATACTAGGGCAGACGAAGAGCTCGGCGGAGAAGACAAGGGCAGATGAAGAACCCTAAATCGCCATGGGAGAAGCTTCTAGGCGGAGAAGACGAGGTAAAAAAAAAGGAATTAGGGGATCGATATCTTAACATGTGTCCCTCTTTTGTTCTCTCATTTTTTTTCTTTTGTTTTTAACTTTTTAACTATTTTAACTATTAAATCTATTACGAAAATTATCAGATAATTATTACTTATAATTATAATTCAACTTAATTGATTAATTTAAGGGTATTATGGTATTTACAGGAATTAAAATCTTATTTTCCTAAAAAATGTTGCGGAAATCTTAAGGGGACAAATCCAAGTTCAAAGTGTCTCTTTTTTTTAACTGAATGCAAAATTTATTCCAACCACAAAAATCTTTATTTTACACCAAGTGTGGCCTTTTTACATCAATTTGTTTGACCATCTTTATTTCATTCATCAAATTATCCATCTTTATACTAACGTATGGATCTTTTGTGTTATCCGCAAGCCATGTTTCCCCAGATAGAGCTAAATTGCTCGGAATTTTCTCACAAATACACAGATATGGATCACTACATATATTAGTTATAACGTGTTTGAATCGAGACTGTCGATAAACTAGTAAAGAGAAAAAGGACGAGTTCTCGTCGGTGGGTCAAAACAAAGACGTGTTTTATTAGATCAAGGAGTCGAAATGGAGTTACAAAAGGGGAAAAGAGAGTGATCGGAATTAGTCCGGCGAAAGCTAGTTCGTCGAACCGTACAAGTCGGCGAGACGATAAGATATGAAACCCTAGATCTAGCCGAAAGTGAGTGTAGTAATTTGCGGATCCCCTCATTGTTGCCTCTTCTCCTCCATTTATAGACGGTCTCCTGTTGACCTAATTTGCCTTGACCTAACGGGCCTTCTCGACGATTGGGCCGAGATGTCGGGCCGCTGAACCGAGTCGTCGAGCCGATTACTTACGGTCATTCGCTATGTCGGCTAAAAGTAGTCTGAAGTCGAGACGACTACTGGTTCGCGAGTCGACGAGCCGAGCTCACCTGTTTTGATCATGTGAGGACAATTATCAAGTGGGCCTTTTGGCAGGGTCAGGCCCATACCCAACATAACGTATTTGCTGAGAAGGTAAAAATATTTAGAGAATTAAGAAGAGGAACAAGGAAAGAAGTACGAAAATTCATAAAACAAAGCCTTACTAATAAACCCAATACCTAGCACAAACAAAGGCTAGCACATGAGTGTAATATTTTGAGCTGAAGCTAAGCATAGACATGGATGTTGAGAACGACTAGAAAGAGGATGAGAAAGAGACAGTAGAGAATGGTGTGGACGAAAATTGAAGCTAATGTCGTCTTCATGTTCATGAAATCCACCGGAGATTCTTTCCCTGGAAAACTGCGGGATTAGTCCCGGTGATAGGAACGCGAAAAGAGCCAAAGCTATCAACGGTGCAGCCCAATCATGCATATCTTCTTACAACGACCAGAGCAAATAACAAAAGAAAGAGAGTAAGAACACAGCTTTAGAAAGTGGAAGTTTGGTTGTGGAAGAATTGAGAATAATGGGGGTTTCGGCGTTAAGAGAATACGAATCCAATAAAGTTTCTTTACAAATAAAGGAAGAGAGAGAATTACGAGGGTAAAGTTAATAAATAAAAAGGCTCCTCAGGTAATAAAAATAAGATTTGTCTATAGAAAGACCCAAGTAATACAATAAGATAAATGCTTAAAATGTATGATATATGGACAGTCTTGTGGTGAATGGTGAATTGGTGATCAATAAATATACATGCCACTTCTGAAATTCTATGTGGAATTTTAGCAAAAAAAAAAAAAAAAAATTATATGTGGAATTTTAGCAAAAAAAAAAAAAAATTCTATGTGGAGGAGTTTTGTTACACATATGTCTTGCAATCTGAGTCATGAAATTTATTTGAAAGGGAAAAAAAACAAGTAGTAGATGAGATGCAATAGATCCGTTAAAGAGAGAACTATATATTTCTTCTTTTTCGATTGACATATATATTCTATAAAATTTGGTGATAATCAATTATATTGGTGTATCTTATCTATTAAAACAGAAGTCACAACCTTGACTCATGTGTGATTTTTTAAATTGGATCATTTCTTAGATTCTTACTTTTAATAAATTTTAATAATATCATAACAATAATTGTATCTGCATTTTAGTCTTTTGTTTC includes:
- the LOC106299173 gene encoding uncharacterized protein LOC106299173 — translated: MEWPIEARVTLLGDVYPLSEDEQEWAHKQYIAKHPHGLSEQWGNFHYFRMQNISDIYFIGGFGTVAWVDVKEYEALQPDKIAIDGGEHNLKELNAIFSKPLRELLASESEVDDAALISIDSKGIDVRVRQGVVWFLFFDFLAKVL